A single Microbacterium protaetiae DNA region contains:
- a CDS encoding M15 family metallopeptidase, with translation MVHAPLTRRALREARARAQMTDPAAQDQAATAEIVASIEVATLPIPVIAPDHDGPTHPPIFKPPPPPLPEGGLTPVLRPLTTEAAHARHARKPRVGFAARVSMAAAALLVLAGGGSAVALANAPHGGVAFAESTLTADVTGSRVSPEATDAASAPSSAAPSGASSAPASDSVTLASLSLCETDAFTDALHDGDDAAAIRVAGGADAFRDAVTEGRAPCVSLSDPTHVWVVVDKLRPLEPADYAPSPRSKPTDVRSLDGSGLRSDAARALAALGKAARAAGAGEIALNSGYRSYTTQQGNYGTQKSERGQSGADAVSARPGYSEHQTGLAGDVVPCTGDACGTLDDIAGTTQGDWIVAHAWEYGWVVRYEKGETDVTGYSPEPWHLRYIGTDLAKAYHQGGYHTLEEFFGLPAAPDYAD, from the coding sequence ATGGTGCACGCCCCTCTGACGCGGCGTGCCCTTCGTGAAGCGCGCGCGCGGGCCCAGATGACCGACCCCGCCGCGCAGGACCAGGCGGCCACCGCCGAGATCGTCGCGAGCATCGAGGTCGCCACCCTTCCGATCCCGGTCATCGCGCCCGACCACGACGGGCCGACGCATCCCCCCATCTTCAAGCCCCCGCCCCCGCCGCTGCCCGAGGGAGGCTTGACCCCTGTGCTGCGGCCGCTGACCACCGAAGCGGCTCATGCGCGGCACGCGCGCAAACCGCGCGTCGGATTCGCTGCGCGCGTGAGTATGGCCGCCGCTGCGCTGCTCGTGCTGGCCGGCGGGGGATCGGCGGTCGCGCTCGCGAACGCCCCGCACGGCGGTGTCGCGTTCGCCGAATCGACGCTGACCGCAGACGTCACCGGGTCTCGAGTGTCGCCGGAGGCGACGGATGCCGCGTCGGCGCCCTCATCGGCGGCGCCGTCTGGCGCTTCGTCGGCGCCGGCGTCTGACAGCGTCACCCTGGCCTCGCTGTCGCTGTGCGAGACCGACGCCTTCACCGACGCGCTGCACGACGGCGACGACGCCGCGGCCATCCGGGTGGCCGGCGGTGCGGACGCCTTCCGTGACGCGGTGACCGAAGGGCGCGCGCCCTGCGTTTCGCTGTCAGACCCGACTCACGTGTGGGTCGTCGTCGACAAGCTGCGTCCGCTGGAGCCTGCCGACTATGCACCCTCGCCGCGTTCGAAGCCGACCGACGTGCGCAGTCTCGACGGCAGCGGCCTGCGCTCCGACGCGGCTCGGGCCCTTGCTGCGCTCGGCAAAGCCGCCCGCGCCGCGGGCGCCGGCGAGATCGCGCTGAACAGCGGGTACCGCTCGTACACGACGCAGCAGGGCAATTACGGCACGCAGAAGTCCGAGCGCGGCCAGAGTGGTGCCGATGCTGTCAGCGCCCGTCCCGGGTACAGCGAGCATCAGACCGGACTCGCCGGCGATGTCGTGCCCTGTACCGGCGACGCCTGCGGCACCCTCGACGACATCGCCGGCACGACGCAGGGCGATTGGATCGTCGCCCACGCATGGGAGTACGGCTGGGTGGTGCGCTATGAGAAGGGCGAGACCGACGTGACCGGTTACTCGCCCGAGCCGTGGCACCTGCGCTACATCGGCACAGACCTCGCGAAGGCCTACCATCAGGGCGGCTATCACACGCTCGAGGAATTCTTCGGCCTGCCGGCAGCACCCGACTACGCTGACTGA
- a CDS encoding acyl-CoA dehydrogenase family protein — protein MDREIYEEDHEAFRDVVKEFLKRYATNEKREQWDADGEIDRETMLAAGESGIIGLSVPEEFGGAGMLQDYRFRSIVLEETIQSGNGSLAGAFGIQDDLAVPYLVHMGTPEQKQKWLPKMATGEVLGALAMTEPGAGSDLRGIKTTAKKVDGGYLVNGAKTFISSGKTADVVVTFVKTGEGNRPDAFSLVLIENGMEGFDHGKKLNKVGFHGWDTAELSFTDVFVPEENLIGGVEGKGFIQLMMNLPLERLSIGVAAAAAGEAALKWTLDYTLSRDAFGQPVADFQNTRFALADMATTVDVMWAYVDRAMLLYKDRKLTPEEAAKVKFWATEREWELLDQGVQLHGGYGYMLEYPIARAWTDARVHRIYGGTNEVMREIVARQVTGRK, from the coding sequence ATGGACCGGGAGATCTACGAGGAAGACCACGAGGCGTTCCGCGATGTCGTGAAGGAGTTCCTCAAGCGCTACGCGACGAACGAGAAGCGTGAGCAGTGGGATGCGGACGGCGAGATCGACCGCGAAACCATGCTCGCCGCAGGCGAGTCCGGCATCATCGGCCTTTCTGTGCCGGAGGAGTTCGGCGGCGCCGGGATGCTGCAGGACTATCGCTTCCGCTCGATTGTGCTCGAGGAGACCATCCAGTCCGGCAACGGGTCACTGGCCGGGGCCTTCGGCATCCAGGACGACCTGGCAGTGCCCTACCTCGTGCACATGGGCACGCCCGAGCAGAAGCAGAAGTGGCTGCCCAAGATGGCCACCGGCGAGGTGCTCGGTGCCCTCGCGATGACCGAGCCGGGTGCGGGCAGCGACCTGCGCGGCATCAAGACGACGGCCAAGAAGGTCGACGGCGGCTACCTCGTCAACGGCGCGAAGACGTTCATCTCCAGCGGCAAGACCGCCGATGTCGTCGTCACGTTCGTCAAGACCGGCGAGGGCAATCGCCCCGACGCCTTCAGCCTCGTGCTCATCGAGAACGGCATGGAGGGCTTCGATCACGGCAAGAAGCTCAACAAGGTCGGCTTCCACGGGTGGGACACCGCCGAGCTCAGCTTCACCGACGTCTTCGTGCCCGAAGAGAACCTCATCGGCGGCGTCGAGGGCAAAGGCTTCATCCAGCTCATGATGAACCTGCCGCTCGAGCGTCTGTCGATCGGCGTCGCCGCGGCGGCGGCCGGTGAGGCCGCGCTGAAGTGGACGCTCGACTACACCCTGAGCCGTGACGCGTTCGGGCAGCCGGTCGCCGACTTCCAGAACACGCGCTTCGCGCTGGCCGACATGGCCACGACCGTCGACGTCATGTGGGCCTATGTCGATCGTGCGATGCTGCTCTACAAGGACCGCAAGCTCACCCCCGAAGAGGCCGCCAAGGTCAAGTTCTGGGCGACCGAGCGCGAGTGGGAGCTGCTCGATCAGGGGGTGCAGCTGCACGGCGGCTACGGCTACATGCTCGAGTACCCCATCGCCCGTGCCTGGACCGACGCGCGCGTGCACCGTATCTACGGCGGCACGAACGAGGTCATGCGCGAGATCGTCGCGCGTCAGGTGACCGGTCGCAAGTAG